A genomic window from Planococcus rifietoensis includes:
- a CDS encoding acetyl-CoA C-acetyltransferase translates to MKPVYLVDGARTAFGAFGRSFANTDATELGTATAVEALKRANVKAEDVDHVIYGNVIQSNVNAAYLARHIGLNAGVPQEVPALTLNRLCGSGAQAVVSAAQHILLGEADIVLAGGAENMSMSPYANFTQRFSKAKMGPMQFEDMLLATLTDQFTGSGMGMTAEKLAEQYGISREAQDEFAVESNQRAAKAATGGQFDEEIVGVEVKTRKGTVVVDKDEHIKPDANTEGLSKLRPSFKKDGSVTAGNASGINDGAASLVVAGEDAVKKHGLSPVARIVSWHVAGVDPTIMGIGPVPAIRRALEKAELTIDDIDLVEVNEAFAAQYLAVEKELGLDRSKVNVNGGAIALGHPVGASGARILLSAAYELKRRGGKYAVASLCIGGGQGIAVVIKHA, encoded by the coding sequence ATGAAACCTGTATATCTAGTAGATGGAGCAAGAACGGCATTTGGGGCTTTTGGTAGGTCGTTTGCGAATACCGATGCGACAGAACTTGGCACGGCGACAGCGGTGGAAGCGCTCAAAAGAGCGAATGTCAAAGCGGAAGATGTAGATCACGTCATTTACGGGAATGTCATCCAGTCGAATGTCAATGCAGCTTACCTGGCGCGCCATATCGGGCTGAATGCAGGTGTTCCCCAAGAAGTGCCGGCCCTGACATTAAACCGGCTTTGCGGATCGGGTGCGCAGGCAGTCGTTTCCGCAGCGCAGCACATTCTGCTCGGTGAAGCGGATATCGTCTTGGCTGGCGGTGCGGAGAATATGTCGATGTCGCCTTATGCGAATTTCACGCAGCGTTTCAGCAAGGCAAAGATGGGGCCGATGCAGTTTGAAGATATGCTGCTCGCGACGCTGACTGACCAATTTACCGGCAGCGGCATGGGCATGACGGCCGAAAAACTGGCGGAGCAATACGGTATTTCCCGTGAAGCCCAAGATGAATTCGCGGTCGAATCGAACCAGCGGGCAGCTAAAGCGGCAACTGGCGGACAGTTTGATGAAGAAATCGTCGGAGTCGAAGTGAAAACCCGTAAAGGCACGGTTGTAGTCGACAAAGATGAACACATCAAACCGGATGCCAATACGGAGGGCTTATCGAAACTGCGCCCGTCGTTCAAGAAAGACGGCTCCGTAACAGCGGGCAATGCTTCAGGCATCAATGACGGGGCGGCGTCTCTTGTTGTGGCAGGGGAAGATGCAGTCAAAAAGCATGGCTTGTCGCCTGTCGCCCGCATCGTGTCTTGGCATGTCGCCGGCGTCGATCCGACAATCATGGGCATTGGCCCGGTCCCTGCCATCCGCCGTGCGCTGGAAAAAGCGGAACTGACGATTGATGACATCGATTTGGTCGAAGTGAATGAAGCGTTCGCGGCGCAATATTTGGCGGTGGAGAAAGAACTCGGTCTGGACCGTTCGAAAGTGAACGTCAACGGCGGGGCGATTGCGCTTGGCCATCCGGTCGGTGCGAGCGGCGCACGTATCTTGCTGTCAGCGGCTTATGAATTGAAACGCCGTGGCGGGAAATATGCAGTCGCGAGCCTATGCATCGGCGGCGGACAGGGAATTGCGGTGGTGATTAAACATGCCTAA
- a CDS encoding quinone oxidoreductase family protein: MKAIIAETTGPPEVLKLQEVPKPIARDHEVLIKVEAVSVNFADIKARLGQYHGVSNNEPFTPGLDCAGIVEETGSAVTGLSAGDRVRAFPASGSYAEYVVASDQLVYKIPDSVSFEEAAATLTVGITAYNVLHEVARIQPGESVLIHAAAGGIGTTAIQLAKLAGISEIYGTVGSEEKKKVVEDLGAIAINYREQNFAEVVAELTGGKGVDVILDTIAGENFERSLEVLAPFGRIVSFGHANEGSVPGNVKTDELHSSCRAVLGYSTGTYRKQRPGFLKNAEAAISELLEQRQLNVSITGRYPLEQAAQAHALMESRKSKGKLVLLP; encoded by the coding sequence ATGAAAGCAATCATTGCAGAAACGACTGGTCCTCCTGAAGTATTGAAGCTTCAGGAAGTGCCAAAACCAATAGCGAGAGACCACGAAGTGCTCATCAAAGTCGAAGCGGTCAGTGTCAACTTTGCCGATATTAAAGCGCGTCTCGGACAATATCACGGCGTGTCAAATAACGAGCCTTTCACGCCAGGGCTGGATTGCGCGGGCATCGTCGAGGAAACGGGGAGCGCAGTGACCGGCTTGTCTGCAGGCGACCGTGTGCGTGCATTCCCGGCTTCCGGGTCCTACGCGGAATATGTCGTCGCCTCTGACCAGCTTGTCTACAAGATTCCGGACAGCGTCTCCTTTGAGGAAGCGGCAGCGACTTTGACTGTCGGCATTACCGCCTATAATGTGTTGCACGAAGTCGCCCGGATACAGCCAGGTGAATCGGTTTTGATTCACGCAGCAGCCGGCGGCATCGGCACGACCGCGATCCAATTGGCGAAACTTGCCGGCATCTCGGAAATCTACGGAACGGTCGGCAGCGAAGAGAAAAAGAAAGTGGTAGAAGACCTTGGCGCGATTGCAATCAATTACCGCGAACAAAACTTCGCAGAAGTGGTCGCTGAACTGACGGGCGGCAAGGGTGTGGACGTCATCCTGGATACAATTGCTGGTGAAAATTTCGAGCGCAGTCTTGAGGTTCTGGCTCCTTTCGGCCGCATCGTGTCATTCGGCCATGCCAACGAAGGCTCTGTTCCGGGCAATGTCAAAACAGACGAACTCCATTCAAGCTGCCGGGCGGTGCTCGGGTACAGCACTGGCACCTACCGCAAGCAGCGTCCAGGGTTTTTGAAGAATGCAGAAGCGGCCATCAGCGAACTGCTTGAACAGCGTCAATTGAACGTGTCGATCACTGGCCGCTATCCGCTTGAACAGGCAGCGCAAGCCCATGCACTTATGGAAAGCCGGAAAAGTAAAGGGAAACTGGTATTGCTTCCTTAA
- a CDS encoding short-chain fatty acid transporter, translated as MANGRNTERDPVLEKQQNNPLAKVANVFAKIAEKWLPDAFVFAVLLTAIAFIAGVLFTDSGPIDMMRHWGDGMWGLLTFTAQIITTFVLSYALALTPTVSKALEKIAGIPKGPNSAILMVTFTALGASLISWAFGLVVAGIIAKLVAKKVHDVDYRVLVAAGYSGFLIWEGGLSSSPALFVATAGHVFEGDIGIVPISETLLSAVNIAIVVILFFTLPFVMRFIHPRNPEDRYLVDPARLEDTVTEEAVQDHEDYPNDKIEKSRLIPLIGGFLGLSYLINHFYMNGFSLDLNTVNLIFLTAALLMFGNVRELAAGLLKSVSSVGQFVLQYPFYAGIMGMLGASGLAVMMSNFFINISNETTLPLFTFLSAGILNIFIPSGGGQWAVQAPIMLPAALEMGVDPAKIVMAVAWGDSWTNMIQPFWAIPLLAIAGLKIRDIMGYTMIALIYGGLVIGACLLIF; from the coding sequence ATGGCAAATGGGAGAAATACGGAGAGAGATCCAGTGTTAGAGAAACAGCAGAACAATCCGCTCGCCAAAGTAGCGAATGTGTTCGCCAAAATAGCCGAGAAATGGCTGCCGGATGCATTCGTATTCGCGGTATTGCTGACGGCGATTGCGTTTATTGCAGGGGTGCTCTTTACGGATTCCGGGCCGATCGATATGATGCGCCACTGGGGAGACGGCATGTGGGGCCTTTTGACTTTCACGGCCCAGATCATCACGACCTTCGTATTGAGTTACGCTCTGGCTTTGACGCCGACCGTTTCCAAGGCGCTTGAGAAAATCGCCGGCATCCCTAAAGGGCCGAATTCCGCGATTTTGATGGTGACCTTCACGGCACTTGGCGCGTCTCTCATCAGTTGGGCTTTCGGCCTCGTTGTGGCGGGAATCATCGCGAAACTGGTCGCGAAGAAAGTGCACGACGTCGATTACCGTGTGCTCGTCGCTGCAGGATATTCAGGGTTTCTGATCTGGGAAGGCGGCTTGTCTTCTTCGCCGGCACTTTTTGTCGCGACCGCAGGGCATGTATTTGAAGGCGATATCGGAATCGTGCCAATATCGGAAACACTGTTATCAGCAGTGAATATTGCAATTGTTGTTATCCTGTTCTTCACGCTTCCTTTCGTCATGCGTTTTATCCATCCACGCAATCCTGAAGATCGCTATTTGGTAGATCCGGCGCGACTGGAAGACACGGTCACTGAGGAAGCCGTGCAAGATCATGAGGATTATCCAAACGACAAAATCGAGAAGTCCCGCCTCATTCCATTGATCGGCGGATTCCTTGGCTTAAGTTATTTGATCAATCATTTCTATATGAATGGCTTCTCGCTCGATTTGAATACCGTCAACTTGATCTTCTTGACGGCTGCGCTTCTCATGTTCGGAAATGTCCGGGAATTGGCAGCAGGCTTGTTGAAATCCGTCAGCAGCGTCGGCCAGTTCGTGCTTCAATATCCGTTCTATGCAGGAATCATGGGCATGCTTGGTGCCTCGGGGCTAGCTGTCATGATGTCGAATTTCTTCATTAATATTTCAAATGAAACAACCTTACCGCTGTTCACCTTCTTGTCGGCAGGAATCTTGAACATTTTCATCCCGTCAGGCGGCGGCCAATGGGCGGTCCAGGCGCCAATCATGCTTCCGGCAGCGCTCGAAATGGGCGTCGATCCCGCGAAAATCGTCATGGCTGTCGCTTGGGGCGATAGTTGGACGAATATGATCCAGCCATTCTGGGCGATTCCGCTGCTTGCGATTGCTGGCTTGAAAATCCGCGACATCATGGGCTATACGATGATCGCCTTGATTTACGGCGGCCTGGTCATCGGTGCCTGCCTGTTGATTTTCTAA
- a CDS encoding SDR family NAD(P)-dependent oxidoreductase, with amino-acid sequence MEEFTYPSFSLAGKKALVTGGSKGIGLAIAAGLAHAGAKVLITGRDETVLKEAADEMKALKLDVSWKSADVTSKQAVAKLFEFIDADFGGVDILVNNAGMNIRKPLVEVGEEDWDRVLGTNLKGIFLVGQQAAKRMISQQSGCIINISSIMGQVGNPLQTSYAASKGGINQLTKVWAAELAEHNIRVNALAPAYIKTPMTEPFLQDPERLEKLVSRTMLKRMGEAGEMIGPALFLASEASSYVTGQILYVDGGWTAN; translated from the coding sequence GTGGAGGAATTTACTTATCCAAGTTTCAGTCTGGCTGGAAAAAAAGCACTCGTTACCGGAGGCAGCAAAGGCATCGGCCTGGCGATTGCAGCGGGGCTCGCCCATGCCGGTGCTAAAGTGCTCATTACCGGGCGCGATGAAACAGTGCTCAAGGAAGCGGCGGATGAAATGAAAGCTCTAAAACTGGATGTTTCCTGGAAATCTGCGGACGTGACATCCAAACAAGCCGTCGCTAAGTTATTCGAATTCATCGATGCTGATTTCGGGGGAGTGGACATTCTTGTTAATAATGCTGGAATGAATATACGTAAGCCGCTTGTGGAAGTCGGGGAAGAAGACTGGGACCGGGTACTCGGTACCAATTTAAAAGGCATCTTCCTGGTTGGCCAACAAGCAGCAAAGCGGATGATCAGCCAACAAAGCGGCTGCATCATCAATATTTCATCCATTATGGGGCAAGTCGGCAATCCGCTCCAGACGAGCTATGCGGCAAGCAAAGGCGGGATCAATCAATTGACGAAAGTGTGGGCAGCGGAACTCGCTGAACATAATATCCGCGTCAACGCCTTGGCGCCAGCTTATATTAAAACACCGATGACAGAACCGTTTCTACAGGATCCGGAACGGCTGGAAAAATTAGTCAGCAGAACCATGCTGAAACGCATGGGTGAAGCAGGCGAGATGATCGGCCCAGCTTTATTCCTGGCGTCGGAAGCATCCAGCTACGTGACGGGACAGATTCTTTATGTAGATGGCGGCTGGACCGCCAATTAG
- a CDS encoding MaoC/PaaZ C-terminal domain-containing protein — translation MAQKLPDIEKQALAPIDMVRYSGASGDFNEIHTVPKVARSKGFKEPIVHGMLLMGWAADALDEWFPGRKLTKFTVRFVGMAHAGEAFVIEGILTTDNAGELQIKDASGIGKLVGSFELEEWSV, via the coding sequence ATGGCGCAGAAATTGCCGGACATCGAAAAACAAGCACTCGCGCCGATTGATATGGTGCGTTATTCAGGTGCTTCAGGCGATTTTAACGAGATCCATACGGTTCCGAAAGTCGCCCGCAGCAAAGGATTCAAGGAACCGATCGTCCACGGCATGTTATTGATGGGCTGGGCTGCAGATGCACTGGATGAGTGGTTTCCGGGCAGGAAGCTGACAAAATTCACCGTGCGTTTTGTCGGCATGGCACATGCCGGGGAAGCGTTCGTCATTGAAGGGATATTGACGACGGATAATGCCGGTGAGCTGCAGATCAAAGACGCATCCGGCATAGGAAAGCTCGTTGGAAGCTTTGAACTGGAAGAGTGGTCTGTTTAA
- a CDS encoding FAS1-like dehydratase domain-containing protein — MEQEFHYAPFVVEAGKIREFALAIGLRNPVYFNKEAAVDAGYRDIPAPPTYTTVIDFWNERDFYQLFAVWGLDPNDILHGEQSFEYEQDIISGDVISAKAVLTDRFDKKDKRFYLIETTYRNQDHEVVCIGRATLIERREQHGAEIAGHRKTSTRAD, encoded by the coding sequence ATGGAACAGGAATTTCACTATGCGCCGTTTGTTGTAGAAGCTGGTAAGATTCGGGAGTTCGCATTGGCCATCGGTTTAAGGAATCCGGTTTATTTCAATAAGGAAGCAGCAGTGGATGCAGGATATCGAGATATTCCGGCTCCGCCTACATATACGACAGTCATCGATTTCTGGAATGAACGGGATTTCTATCAATTGTTCGCGGTTTGGGGGCTAGACCCAAATGACATTTTGCACGGGGAGCAAAGTTTCGAATACGAACAGGACATTATCAGCGGAGATGTCATTTCCGCCAAAGCCGTGCTGACCGATCGATTCGATAAAAAAGACAAGCGTTTTTACTTGATTGAAACGACGTACCGCAATCAAGACCATGAAGTGGTCTGCATCGGGCGGGCGACTTTAATCGAAAGGCGGGAACAGCATGGCGCAGAAATTGCCGGACATCGAAAAACAAGCACTCGCGCCGATTGA
- a CDS encoding phosphotransferase family protein, with protein sequence MSEATPNTKKTQEVDWQKVERFLRNAMPELPQGDMAVRQFSEGYSNLTYLLQIGDWEGVLRRPPFGEIPPKAHDMEREFKMLEKVHPVFPLAPEPYVYCEDPEVMDKHFYVMEKKQGLVIDEQLPEVYGNTEQAGPVISKNVISTLVQLQAIDYKEAGLAEMGKPEGFMERQVKGWIKRYHHSKTDDVEGLEELEQWLIANIPVNEETTIVHNDFKLNNMVIDEENPGLATGVLDWELSTIGDPLSDVGSTLAYWGQAEDADIGINIISSQPGFYSRKEFVDEYAKQSGRDVSNINYYLAFGFYKLAGILQQIYYRWKNGEIEDERFRHLNKAVANLIDMANRTRRGEVL encoded by the coding sequence ATGAGCGAGGCAACACCGAATACGAAAAAAACACAGGAAGTCGATTGGCAGAAAGTCGAGCGCTTCCTGAGAAATGCAATGCCGGAGTTGCCACAAGGCGACATGGCCGTCCGCCAATTTTCGGAAGGTTACTCGAATCTCACGTATCTCCTGCAGATCGGGGACTGGGAAGGCGTTTTGAGGCGTCCGCCGTTTGGTGAGATTCCGCCCAAAGCGCACGATATGGAACGCGAATTCAAAATGCTCGAAAAAGTGCATCCAGTGTTTCCGCTGGCACCTGAACCCTATGTATATTGTGAAGATCCCGAAGTAATGGACAAGCATTTTTACGTCATGGAGAAAAAACAGGGGCTTGTCATCGATGAACAACTTCCGGAAGTATACGGGAACACGGAACAAGCAGGGCCGGTCATTTCGAAAAATGTCATCTCGACATTGGTTCAGCTGCAGGCGATCGATTATAAAGAAGCCGGACTCGCCGAGATGGGCAAACCGGAAGGATTCATGGAGCGCCAAGTGAAAGGCTGGATCAAACGCTATCACCACTCCAAAACCGATGATGTCGAAGGGCTTGAAGAGCTGGAGCAATGGCTCATAGCGAATATCCCCGTTAATGAAGAAACAACGATCGTCCACAATGATTTTAAATTGAATAATATGGTCATTGATGAAGAAAATCCGGGGCTAGCGACGGGCGTTCTCGATTGGGAACTTTCGACAATCGGTGATCCGCTGAGCGATGTCGGCTCGACTTTGGCCTATTGGGGGCAGGCGGAAGACGCAGATATCGGCATCAACATCATTTCGAGCCAACCAGGCTTCTACAGCCGCAAGGAGTTCGTGGACGAATATGCGAAGCAAAGCGGGCGCGATGTGTCGAACATCAACTATTACCTAGCGTTCGGGTTTTATAAGCTGGCCGGGATTTTGCAGCAAATCTATTACCGCTGGAAAAACGGTGAAATTGAAGATGAGCGTTTCCGCCATTTGAATAAAGCGGTCGCGAACTTGATCGATATGGCGAACCGGACGCGCAGGGGAGAAGTGTTATAG
- a CDS encoding 3-hydroxybutyryl-CoA dehydrogenase translates to MERLAVIGAGTMGNGIAQVGAEGGMDVILYDLDPAGLERGMQRIDKTLRRNVEKGRMTEEQRETVWERIHPSTEINDLKEMDIVIEAIIEKLEPKKELFEKLDRICQAETIFATNTSGLSITEMAASSGRSAQVVGMHFFNPVPIMKLVEIIRAEQTSDETFERAHEIAQRFNKTAISVKEAPLFAVNRILTPMINEAVFVLMEGIASAEDIDKGMELGANHPIGPLALADLIGLDTMLFVAETLYEETKDSKYRPAPLMKQYVRAGKLGRKSGEGFFKYE, encoded by the coding sequence ATGGAGCGATTGGCAGTAATCGGCGCCGGGACAATGGGGAACGGGATCGCGCAAGTCGGTGCAGAAGGCGGCATGGACGTCATTTTATATGATCTCGATCCGGCAGGGCTGGAACGCGGGATGCAGCGTATCGACAAAACGCTGCGCCGCAACGTCGAAAAAGGGCGCATGACCGAAGAGCAGCGTGAGACCGTATGGGAGCGGATACACCCCAGCACGGAAATCAATGATTTAAAAGAGATGGATATCGTCATCGAAGCGATCATCGAAAAACTTGAGCCGAAAAAGGAATTATTCGAAAAGCTCGATCGCATCTGCCAAGCGGAAACGATTTTCGCGACGAACACATCAGGCCTCAGCATTACGGAGATGGCTGCAAGCTCGGGCCGCAGCGCACAAGTCGTCGGCATGCATTTCTTCAACCCGGTGCCGATCATGAAACTGGTCGAAATCATCCGGGCTGAACAAACGAGCGACGAAACCTTTGAGCGGGCGCATGAAATTGCGCAGCGCTTCAACAAGACCGCGATTTCCGTGAAGGAAGCGCCTTTATTTGCGGTAAACCGGATTTTGACGCCGATGATCAACGAAGCGGTCTTTGTGTTGATGGAGGGCATCGCTTCAGCGGAGGATATCGATAAAGGCATGGAACTTGGCGCAAACCATCCGATTGGCCCGCTGGCGTTGGCTGATTTAATCGGGCTCGATACGATGCTGTTTGTGGCCGAAACACTTTACGAAGAAACGAAAGACTCTAAATACAGGCCGGCGCCTTTGATGAAACAATACGTGCGCGCCGGCAAGCTCGGCAGAAAGTCGGGAGAAGGATTCTTTAAATACGAATGA
- a CDS encoding enoyl-CoA hydratase/isomerase family protein, translated as MTNQLDAVHLEINDSIAVVTLDHQPLNVLNATVLEQLDQAIDALQETEVRAVVLRSASAKAFAAGADISQFPELTKMGGIELLEKGKRIFDKLTEGKAPVICAVHGLALGAGLELALACDIRIADHSAKFGLPETGLGILPGYGGTQRLSRLVGPGKAKELVLSGVWLNGQEAYEAKLVERLVPEGQAFETAYALAEQIAGKGPLAVAFAKEAIDEGLDLPLSEAQFLETRMFAKLVGTEDMDEGVQAFIEKRKPNFTGK; from the coding sequence ATGACGAATCAGCTGGATGCTGTACACCTCGAAATAAATGATTCCATCGCGGTGGTCACATTGGATCACCAGCCGCTCAATGTACTGAACGCTACGGTGTTGGAACAGTTGGACCAAGCGATCGATGCGTTGCAGGAAACAGAAGTGCGGGCAGTCGTGCTGCGCTCGGCAAGTGCTAAGGCATTTGCTGCCGGGGCAGACATCAGCCAATTTCCGGAACTGACTAAAATGGGTGGCATCGAATTGCTGGAAAAGGGAAAACGGATTTTCGACAAGCTGACGGAAGGGAAAGCCCCTGTCATCTGCGCAGTTCATGGCTTAGCGCTTGGTGCAGGGCTGGAACTGGCACTTGCCTGCGACATACGCATTGCGGACCACAGCGCAAAATTCGGGCTGCCTGAAACGGGTCTTGGCATATTGCCAGGATACGGCGGAACACAGCGGCTTTCCCGTCTGGTCGGACCCGGAAAAGCGAAGGAACTCGTCCTCTCAGGAGTTTGGCTCAACGGACAGGAAGCTTACGAAGCGAAACTCGTTGAGCGGCTGGTGCCAGAGGGGCAAGCGTTTGAAACGGCTTATGCATTGGCGGAACAAATTGCCGGAAAAGGGCCTCTTGCAGTCGCCTTCGCAAAAGAAGCGATTGATGAAGGCTTGGATTTGCCTCTATCCGAAGCGCAGTTTTTGGAAACGCGGATGTTCGCGAAGCTGGTCGGCACGGAAGACATGGATGAAGGCGTTCAAGCCTTCATTGAAAAACGCAAACCGAATTTCACAGGGAAATGA
- a CDS encoding 2-phosphosulfolactate phosphatase — protein sequence MRKIHVITQKEAVREERLAGCTAAVIDVFLATSTIIFLLDRNYEPVHAVLGSEQALELSKLQEAEHLLLGESKGEGLEGFDYPDPCALKYSPERQAAIICSTNGTIAIEKAKNAKRLYISSLVNGHRVAERIHQEQDGSSIVLICSGNDDRFSMEDFIGAGQLVEHLDKWGGYELSDAAKLAQQAYRNSYAEGFNELLDSETADLLKRFKFPEAAEFVIRHHEKLDVVPVYEGGMIVNERNQVRSTE from the coding sequence ATGAGAAAAATACACGTCATTACGCAGAAAGAAGCAGTGAGGGAAGAGCGGCTTGCGGGATGCACAGCCGCAGTGATCGATGTGTTCCTCGCGACATCGACGATCATTTTTCTATTGGACCGCAATTATGAGCCGGTGCATGCGGTTCTCGGAAGCGAACAGGCGCTCGAATTGTCGAAGTTGCAGGAGGCCGAGCATCTGTTGCTGGGCGAGTCGAAAGGCGAGGGACTCGAAGGATTTGATTACCCTGATCCATGCGCCCTCAAATACAGTCCGGAGCGGCAAGCAGCCATCATTTGTTCAACGAACGGCACGATCGCCATTGAAAAAGCGAAAAATGCAAAGCGATTGTACATTTCGTCCTTGGTGAACGGTCACCGTGTAGCTGAACGCATCCATCAGGAACAAGACGGCTCATCGATTGTGCTCATCTGTTCAGGAAATGACGATCGTTTCTCGATGGAAGATTTTATCGGTGCCGGCCAACTGGTCGAGCATCTGGACAAGTGGGGAGGCTATGAGTTGTCGGATGCTGCGAAGCTTGCCCAACAAGCGTACCGCAATTCTTATGCGGAAGGCTTCAACGAATTGCTGGACAGCGAAACAGCGGATTTGCTCAAACGCTTTAAGTTCCCTGAAGCGGCAGAGTTCGTCATCCGCCATCACGAAAAGCTGGATGTGGTGCCGGTCTATGAAGGCGGCATGATCGTCAACGAACGCAATCAAGTGAGAAGTACTGAGTAA
- a CDS encoding TetR/AcrR family transcriptional regulator, translating into MNLRERKAAKKREDILRSASLVISRQGYHNATMEDIAAELLMTKGALYYYFKNKEELLYRCHDLILTEAKEKMEEIVRAEVASVEKMRMALRHHIEVAIREKEVFNLIVKPETTFSEDNIPEIIEKRDDYAKLFDRIIDEGVERGEFEVPEKKMSRMIILGATNWIQVWYSPDGKYSPEDVEEIYADLLLKMLRKTS; encoded by the coding sequence ATGAATCTACGGGAACGGAAAGCCGCGAAAAAACGGGAGGATATCCTTCGCTCAGCCAGTTTGGTCATTTCACGGCAGGGCTATCATAATGCAACGATGGAAGACATTGCTGCAGAATTGTTGATGACAAAAGGTGCTCTCTATTATTACTTCAAGAACAAAGAAGAATTGTTGTATCGCTGCCACGACTTGATCTTGACGGAAGCGAAAGAAAAGATGGAAGAGATTGTCCGGGCGGAAGTAGCGTCTGTTGAGAAGATGCGCATGGCTTTGCGCCATCACATTGAAGTGGCAATCCGCGAAAAAGAAGTGTTCAATTTGATCGTCAAACCCGAAACGACTTTTTCAGAGGATAATATCCCGGAAATTATCGAAAAGCGCGATGATTATGCAAAGCTGTTCGACCGGATCATCGACGAAGGCGTCGAGCGCGGAGAATTCGAAGTTCCGGAGAAGAAAATGTCGCGCATGATCATTTTGGGGGCGACCAACTGGATTCAAGTATGGTATTCACCTGATGGCAAGTATTCGCCTGAAGATGTGGAAGAGATTTACGCCGATCTGTTATTGAAGATGCTGAGGAAAACATCCTGA
- a CDS encoding TRAP transporter small permease has protein sequence MKGVWKAYRLFHYLKLIGIWISGIAVVAMMLLIVYDVMMRTLFSSSIRGGFEIIQNYMMPLVVFPGLAYVYSSGVLPKMDLLLDRFGAGMQKAIILLMILLELFVLVLIVQFSWAYAMDGLEREIAFPAAGTLYPLYPFFFLIPIAFGMIVIENLFILIRNILEKKPSLLMEEPKGPVEDL, from the coding sequence ATGAAAGGTGTATGGAAAGCGTATCGGCTTTTTCACTATTTAAAGCTTATCGGTATTTGGATCAGCGGCATCGCCGTTGTAGCGATGATGTTATTGATCGTCTATGACGTGATGATGCGGACGCTATTCTCGAGCTCGATCCGGGGCGGGTTTGAAATCATCCAGAACTATATGATGCCGCTGGTTGTTTTCCCCGGCCTCGCTTATGTCTATTCTTCGGGCGTTTTGCCGAAGATGGATTTACTTCTCGACCGTTTCGGGGCAGGCATGCAAAAAGCGATCATTCTGCTGATGATTTTGCTGGAGCTTTTCGTCTTGGTGCTGATTGTCCAGTTTAGCTGGGCTTATGCCATGGATGGACTCGAGCGGGAAATTGCGTTCCCGGCGGCAGGAACATTGTATCCGCTGTATCCGTTTTTCTTCTTGATCCCCATTGCTTTTGGAATGATTGTCATTGAAAACCTGTTCATCCTGATCCGAAACATACTGGAGAAGAAACCGAGCCTATTGATGGAAGAACCCAAAGGCCCAGTGGAAGATCTCTAA